CCAGTTCCAGCGAGCGCACTTCCGTGCGTCCCGGCCTCACCGGTCGGCGCGGCGCGCTTTCCGGTGCCGCCGCGCGCAGGAGCCGGGGAACCGAAGTCCGAAAGCGAAAAGACCCGCTTTCGCTGGCCTCGTCGTACGCTACTGATTTCACAGGAGTTTTAGTTCGCGTCCCCACGGGGATTCGAACCTAAGGTTGCTACGTGAAAGAGTAGTTTCGGAGGACTCGTTCGGGTCAACCAGATGGTCCACTTCTGGCCGCTCCTCGACCCTGTAAGGCCGAGGAGCGAGCCCTATGGGATCAGACATCCGTCTGCTCGGCGATCTCTAGAGCGTCATCAACTTCGATACCCAAATAGCGCACCGTGCTTTCCAGCTTCGTATGCCCAAGCAGCAGCTGGACAGCCCGCAGGTTCCGCGTCCGGCGGTAGATCAAGGAAGCCTTCGTCCGGCGCATCGTGTGAGTGCCGTAGGATCCCGACTCGAGGCCTGCTTCTTCCACCCAGCGATGGACAATCCTGGCGTACTGCCTCGTCGACAGGTGGGGCGAGTCCGACACTCTGCTGGTGAACAGGAAATCCAAGGGCTCAAGCTCGGCGCGGGTGATCCAAGCCTGCACGGCCTCGCGGGTCGATTGGGTGATCTCGAACTGGACGGGGCGGCCAGTCTTCTGTTGCATCACCATGGCGCGGGACGCCATTTGCCTGCCATGCGAGACATCGGATACCCGGAGTTTCACTAGGTCGCACGCCCGGAGCTTGGAATCAATTGCCAGGTTGAATAAGGCAAGGTCGCGAACCCTATGGCTGAGTTGAAGCCGAATCCGAATTGCCCAGATGTCTTTCAACTTGAGTGGGGCCTTCTGGCCGATGAGTTTTCCCTTGTTCCAAGGCTCGTGGGGGTGCGAGGTGTGCAGATTTGCCATGACCAAGTCCTGTTGAAGGGGTTGGTCAGGCTTCTTCTACGCACAGAAGCAAGGCGTGATGCGACCCGAAGCGGACGCTGTAAGGTAGTGATGAGGCCCGTCCTACGTGCCTACTACATGACACGATCGTTGGAAGAAGTGCATGAGCGACTCAGGAAAGCCACCCTCAAGGACAAAGCGAAGAGAAAGGCCACGGCTGGGCGGTACTAGTCCCGGCAGGAACGATCCCTGCCCATGTGGAAGCGGCAAGAAGTTCAAGCGCTGCCACGGCGGCCCCAATGCCGACTATGAAGAGATGATCTCGCGAGGCGCCGAGGAAGCTCAGCGCAGGGCGGAGATCCATTGGATACAGCAGCAGCGACAGCAAGGCCTCGGTCGTCCCATCATCGCCGCCCAGACAGCCGGTAAGCGGATCGTCGCTGTGGGCCATCGTCTATTTCAAGGCGCATGGCCAACTTTCCATGATTTCCTTTATAGCTACATCTTCGATGTTCTGGGGCGCGACTGGTTCGAAGCCAAAACGCAGCTGGAACAGAACGAACGCCATCCTGTCATCGAGTGGCATGAAAGGCTCTTGGCGGTGTCCAAAGCCGCCGACCTCGCACCTAGCGAGACCCGGCAGACACCGATGACCGGAGCGATGAGCGCATTTCTGACGCTGGCGTATGACCTCTACACCCTGGAACACAACAACGATCAAACGCGCACCCCTGAACTGCGGAAATCACTGATTGGTCGATTGAAGAGCCAAGATCAGTTCATCGGGGTGCGTTATGAAATCCGTGTTGCAGCCATGCTGTTGCGGGCCGGTTTCGAGCTCGAATGGGAAGATGAGAGCGATCGACGATCCAAGCATGTGGAATACACCGCCACCTATCCGAGCAGCGGCAATGCCTTTGGCGTCGAGTGCAAGATCCGAAACCAGGATGCTGCGAAGAAGGCCAACCAGCACCTTGGGAAGTTTGCTGGGCTAGTGAGCGATGCGCTGAGGAAGGCAACTCCCCATGACCGTTTGATCTTCGTTGATCTGAACACGCAGGCCTATCCATATGTGCCCGGCGGCCCGAATGATTGGCGGACGATTAGCATCAATGCACTGCGGAAGTTTGAGGGCCAACCCAACGCAGGAGCCTTGCCGCCCGCTGTGGTGTTCATCACCAACTATCCCGACCATCACCATCTAGACAGTCAGGTTCCGGATGCAGGAGCCGCGGTCGAGGGGTTCAGGGTTGACGACTATCGGACCGGCCGACCGCTGACGTTGCCGCAGAAGATTGAGATGCGCGCACGTAATCCTGAGATCGAAGCGCTCTTGGCATCCATCCAGGAACATATCGACGTGCCATCTACGTTCAAAGGAGAAATTCCTGGACTGCCGTCTAACCGCCTGCTCATCGGGCACCGCTACCAGATGGACGATGGCGCGGTGGGCACCTTGGAGGACGCGTGCGTGATGGACGATACCGGCAAGGTCGCATTGATCATCAATCGAGACGAGGGTGGGCGGGCGATCTACACCAACCAGCTCTCACCTGAGGAACTCGCTGCCTGGAAGCGCTATCCAGAGACCTTTTTCGGGCAGATCCGCCAGAGACCGGGTCCCATCAATGATCCAATTGAGCTTTACGACAGCTTGAAAGCTACTTGCGTCCACACTCCTAAGGAAAAGTTACTTCAATTTATGGGGGAACATGGCGTCCGCTTTGCCGCGCTCACGCAGCCCGAGCTATTGGACATCTATTTGCAAGGCATGGTGAATTCTGTGATGCAGCAGGCGGGTCCACAAGAGGTTCCGGTCCATATCCAACGCATGAAGCGGCCGCCAAAAAGGTCCGGTTAGGTGGAAATTCGTCCGGGTAAGCGATGCGCGCGTGGGATGAACGACGAGATCTCCCCTGTGCAATCTTCGGCCTTGCTTGGGTTACGGTAAATCAACAATCGATGTCCGTTCCTGGCCGTTAGCGGACCCTCCCCGGTGAAACGTTGCCGCGCGAGATGTCGACCCGAAGCGGACATTCGGCGATGCGGAGTCGCTAGCCTCGGTCACGACGCGGGCGTGTAGGTTCGAGCGTGGGGTCCGCTTTTTTATAACGAGTTTCTCAAGCCCAAAGACGGCATGCGCGCCGCTTAAGCATACCGGAAGGCGACGCGCCGGAAAAGTGGCCGGATCATCTTCCCTAGCGTCATCTCAAGCCTAGCCCGCGCCATACGGCGGGGTTTTTGTTCAGCGATAAAGCGGTCTATAGAAATCGCAAACTTCTTCGGCTTGAGCGTCCGACAATCTCTGAGGATACGCGGGGTGCTCGTAGTTGATGTAGGAGAGTTCGGCCTGGATGGGAGACATGCGATGCGGCATCAAGGGAGCGACGTTATTGAGCCACTGGCTCCACGTCCCCTGATTTCGATGGACTGTGACATTGGGGAACTGAATTACTTGAGCCTGCTTCGCCAAGTCATTCAACAGCTTCGTCCGAGAGCTGTACGCCATGTCATCCAGACTAACGAGGTCGCCTAGTCGACCCTCCATCAGCGCACGGTATCTCCGCTCACGTTCCGCGGACAATCCATCCAATAGGCTTTTCGTTGTTTCCATCGGGCTGAGAAAGTCCGGCAACGTGTAGGTGTTGGTAACGGGATCCATTGGCGTGGAAAAGAACGCGGCTAGCGACACGCTCGTGTTCTTTCTCGTCACCCACGATTGACCGAACGCAGGCAAGGCAGGATTGAAGACGACTAATGAATCTGTCTTGACCCCACAACGCTCGCCGGCAAGTTGTGCCGCTCGCACAGCCAGGCCGCCCCCTAAGGAATGGCCCGTATAGATGAACGACGTTGAACAACCGCGCCCTTCTCGAACAGTCTGCGCTACCAGGTCCTGCGTAACATTCACTGCCTCGTCGTAAATGCCGGTGCTACCGCCTACGCCATTTATGGCATCCGCCCACCAGTCACGACCACTCGTCATGGTGGTGCCCTTAAAGGCAAAAATCACGTTTTCTTTGTCTTTGCCATATCGCCGAGAGACAGAGAAGTAAAGTCGTGTGTCAGGATCGTAGTAGTAGCGCGTCCTATTAGGCTTTGGAAGCGTTACGTCGCTAGTCCTATGAACGTAGTCGGGGGCGAACGCCGGGCGCGTGCGACTATCGGGCACAGACAACAAGATTTCATCGGCAACTACATATCTAGCGTTTCCTTGTACGCCGTCGACCAGCTTTTCCTCGGCGTCATACGCAGTTCCGCTCAACCCCGCCAAGAAGTTGATGGTCGACAGATTGTCGTGGAAAAACTTGATGGCCGCTTGGCCGCCGGGCTTCCCACAAACCGAATAGCGTTCGATTTTTCCACGTGGGCAAAATTTCGGAGCAAGTCCGGTTGCGTTGGGTAGGTTCAATCCAGTAGGGGTGTAGTAACTGTCAGACCGGACTTGCTCAGCGGCGGAGCAGGGACTGGTTGATGCTGAGGTTGAGGTTGGCAATGTCGCGATCACCAACAGCCCGAGAGTTGATACAACAATTTTCATAGGTGTCCCCCGTTTCGTTGGTAGATACTGCTTTAAGCAGCTCGGAGAAAACAGACCCCTCCGAAGCGGGGTGCAGGTCAGTAGCAAATGACCGGGACGAGCTCGAAGGCGAGGTCAGACATCCGCCCATTCGCGATAGCTGATCGCTAGGTCGGCTTCCCGAAGACCATCGTGCTTAACTTATCCGTCAGGTTCGCCCTATCGGGTCTACCGTCGAGCGGGGTGCACTCGCCTTGGCGGCGCTGGCAATCCTCGCCATGCTGCGCTTCCACGTCGACCTAGGCCGCACGTTGCTTGGCTGCGCGCTGCTTGGCGCCGCTTAGTGGGCGTTTCGTTACGGCGCGTCTTAGCCACCCGAAGCAAGGACTGCTGACGTCCGCTCCTGGCCGAAAGCGGACCAACACCTAGTTACGCGGGCCTCCCAGACAGCGAGATCACAAACCCGGATGCCCCTTCCAATCCCGTACGCGCACGTTGAAGCCTGGACCTTCGCTGCCATCGGCCGCTTCAAACAGACTACGCTGCGGAGCTTGGAGCTCCCGCGGATTCATCTGGATCTGGTCCAAGTACATCTTGTACCGAAGGCGCAGCCGTCCCCACTGATCGACCGTGATCGAACGCCCCGAGATGGTGTGCATTCCACGCGGGTAAGGCTGCGCGTCCTCGCCGACTGTCTCATCCGGAATCTGGATGCACACTCGGTCGCGCGAGCCAGGCTTGACCAGGAAGGCCCACTGCTCCCGGATGGTGAAAGCCCGCCCCGCCTTGGTAATGATCACGCGCTCCGAGACCGTCAAGTCCTCCACCTCGATCAACGCCTGATCGGCGCGCTGGGCGACGAAGGAGGCGCGCGCCAAATGGACCCAATGTCGGTTCGCTGGGTTCTCCAGAACCTCGTATCGAAACGCAACGGGATCAGCGACGGCTTCATCGGTCAGTCCCGAGAGATCGATCTCCATCGTGTCCAGACCATTGGTGACTAATAGGTCACGCTTGGGCGCGTCGACAGCGTGGTGAACGCGTACCTCGACGCATAGCACGTCGAACTCGATCTCTTCGGCCATGCCACGCAGGAGGACATCCGGTCGCGCAGCCCCGTCGACTAGGGGCACCTCAAGCCGGGCGCTCACAATCGCCAAAGCCTCCGGTTCGATGACGACGTCTCCGCTTGCCCACCAAGGCAGCAGGACGGCGTCGGCCGTCGCCAGCACCTCCTTGGCCATCCGGTGAACGGCCGTTTCGAAGCCCCCGGGGCAGGAGGTCGCACGCGCGTGCTGGAAGTGCCGGACGCGGCGCCGTTCCGGGAAGTCGCGGTTTCGCGCGATCAGCGGCTCCCCACACTCCGGGCAGGTGCACCTGCAGTCCAAGCCCAACGCGACGTCCGACACAAAGACAGGGCGCTCATCGCGCATGCCGAAGGGGACCGTCAGTTTTCGAAGTGCGCGCTTGCTCATGAGATCGTTCTAGGGCCAGGGGCGCCTGGGGTGAGGTCAGGTTAGGTTAACAACTCACAATCTCATACCAAGCGACAGCCTATGTGCGCCGGTCCCGCTGCGTCGTCGTTCCAGTTGAAGCTGCTCGGCGCTGAAGATGGTCAGTTGATGTCCGTTTTCGACCCAAAGCGGACGTCGGCAGTCAATTTGCCTACCTTGGCTGGCTGCCCAATAGCCCATGGTTCTACCGCAGGCAAGCTCTCTATTGACATGGTGGATCAACTAAACGTTGTCCTGATCGACAGGGGTTGAAGTCTCCCGGTTCGGAAGTGCGTCGCCCTCGCAGGTTGGTGTGGGGGCCAAGACAGCCGGATGCTCATGCCAGGGAAACAGAATCATCCGCCACAGCAGCCACCACAGCGACATAATCCCGGCGCTCTCCAGTGCATCGTCTGACATCAGGCCGTGGCAATATTTATTTCGTAAGTTGAAGCCAGCTTGCTCGACCAAATGCACTTGCAACTCAAAGACCAGGTCCTTACCGAAGAAGGCTTCCGTCTCAGGCGTAGATAGAAGTTCACCGAGGGTCTTTTCGTGCTGCACGCCGTGCTCGTCCAGTGCCATGGTGTGTGCACCGACACGCTTGAGCTGATGGCGCACAAATGGCTCCATGGCCGGAATGAGATAGGCGGAAGCCCCCAGCCAATCGGCAGTGAAGCCAGCAAAAAGGCCACGAGCAAGGGTTTCTGACTGCGCATCGGGGGCAACAATGGATGTCTCGACGAT
The genomic region above belongs to Lysobacter avium and contains:
- a CDS encoding tyrosine-type recombinase/integrase, with the protein product MANLHTSHPHEPWNKGKLIGQKAPLKLKDIWAIRIRLQLSHRVRDLALFNLAIDSKLRACDLVKLRVSDVSHGRQMASRAMVMQQKTGRPVQFEITQSTREAVQAWITRAELEPLDFLFTSRVSDSPHLSTRQYARIVHRWVEEAGLESGSYGTHTMRRTKASLIYRRTRNLRAVQLLLGHTKLESTVRYLGIEVDDALEIAEQTDV
- a CDS encoding YecA family protein, which encodes MSDSGKPPSRTKRRERPRLGGTSPGRNDPCPCGSGKKFKRCHGGPNADYEEMISRGAEEAQRRAEIHWIQQQRQQGLGRPIIAAQTAGKRIVAVGHRLFQGAWPTFHDFLYSYIFDVLGRDWFEAKTQLEQNERHPVIEWHERLLAVSKAADLAPSETRQTPMTGAMSAFLTLAYDLYTLEHNNDQTRTPELRKSLIGRLKSQDQFIGVRYEIRVAAMLLRAGFELEWEDESDRRSKHVEYTATYPSSGNAFGVECKIRNQDAAKKANQHLGKFAGLVSDALRKATPHDRLIFVDLNTQAYPYVPGGPNDWRTISINALRKFEGQPNAGALPPAVVFITNYPDHHHLDSQVPDAGAAVEGFRVDDYRTGRPLTLPQKIEMRARNPEIEALLASIQEHIDVPSTFKGEIPGLPSNRLLIGHRYQMDDGAVGTLEDACVMDDTGKVALIINRDEGGRAIYTNQLSPEELAAWKRYPETFFGQIRQRPGPINDPIELYDSLKATCVHTPKEKLLQFMGEHGVRFAALTQPELLDIYLQGMVNSVMQQAGPQEVPVHIQRMKRPPKRSG
- a CDS encoding alpha/beta hydrolase; amino-acid sequence: MKIVVSTLGLLVIATLPTSTSASTSPCSAAEQVRSDSYYTPTGLNLPNATGLAPKFCPRGKIERYSVCGKPGGQAAIKFFHDNLSTINFLAGLSGTAYDAEEKLVDGVQGNARYVVADEILLSVPDSRTRPAFAPDYVHRTSDVTLPKPNRTRYYYDPDTRLYFSVSRRYGKDKENVIFAFKGTTMTSGRDWWADAINGVGGSTGIYDEAVNVTQDLVAQTVREGRGCSTSFIYTGHSLGGGLAVRAAQLAGERCGVKTDSLVVFNPALPAFGQSWVTRKNTSVSLAAFFSTPMDPVTNTYTLPDFLSPMETTKSLLDGLSAERERRYRALMEGRLGDLVSLDDMAYSSRTKLLNDLAKQAQVIQFPNVTVHRNQGTWSQWLNNVAPLMPHRMSPIQAELSYINYEHPAYPQRLSDAQAEEVCDFYRPLYR
- a CDS encoding single-stranded DNA-binding protein — encoded protein: MSKRALRKLTVPFGMRDERPVFVSDVALGLDCRCTCPECGEPLIARNRDFPERRRVRHFQHARATSCPGGFETAVHRMAKEVLATADAVLLPWWASGDVVIEPEALAIVSARLEVPLVDGAARPDVLLRGMAEEIEFDVLCVEVRVHHAVDAPKRDLLVTNGLDTMEIDLSGLTDEAVADPVAFRYEVLENPANRHWVHLARASFVAQRADQALIEVEDLTVSERVIITKAGRAFTIREQWAFLVKPGSRDRVCIQIPDETVGEDAQPYPRGMHTISGRSITVDQWGRLRLRYKMYLDQIQMNPRELQAPQRSLFEAADGSEGPGFNVRVRDWKGHPGL
- a CDS encoding DUF4209 domain-containing protein, whose protein sequence is MQLTEAISILRRAKADPTRIQALRDQLTHYERASLDHYGHHSHEFDATEWIKWIDEQLEAPSFFASLLRMAYRANKTLRMEELEARVRKNAEDHPLSHFFASSHANAEGAIVARTSAFDANDPTSVREHMIRDATQFDLNLRARIMVSRSIYALYSSYQPSFQGIKEIVETSIVAPDAQSETLARGLFAGFTADWLGASAYLIPAMEPFVRHQLKRVGAHTMALDEHGVQHEKTLGELLSTPETEAFFGKDLVFELQVHLVEQAGFNLRNKYCHGLMSDDALESAGIMSLWWLLWRMILFPWHEHPAVLAPTPTCEGDALPNRETSTPVDQDNV